One Vespa crabro chromosome 1, iyVesCrab1.2, whole genome shotgun sequence genomic region harbors:
- the LOC124422610 gene encoding myosin-2 essential light chain isoform X2: MASYSEDQLAEFQEAFQLFDSRGDGKIHVAQIGDALRALGQNPTESDVKKFTHQHKPDERISFEVFLPIYQAISKSRTSDTADDFIEGLRHFDKDGNGYISSAELRHLLTTLGEKLSDEEVETLLAGHEDSQGNINYEDFVRQVMCG; encoded by the exons atgg CATCTTACTCGGAGGATCAGCTGGCAG AGTTTCAGGAAGCATTTCAGCTCTTTGATAGCCGTGGTGATGGAAAAATTCATGTCGCTCAAATTGGTGATGCATTGCGTGCACTTGGACAAAACCCTACGGAATCGGATGTAAAGAAATTCACTCACCAACACAAACCAGATGAACGGATTAGCTTCGAAGTATTTTTACCAATTTATCAAGCCATCAGTAAATCCCGTACGTCTGATACAGCTGATGATTTTATCGAAGGATTACGTCATTTTGATAAAGATGGAAATGGTTATATATCGTCTGCCGAATTGAGACATCTTCTAACAACATTGG GTGAAAAATTAAGCGACGAAGAGGTAGAAACGTTACTAGCGGGCCACGAGGACTCACAGGGTAACATTAATTATGAAGACTTTGTCCGTCAAGTGATGTGCGGATAA
- the LOC124422610 gene encoding myosin-2 essential light chain isoform X3 — MYGYSYQELTNRMMSSMEEFQEAFQLFDSRGDGKIHVAQIGDALRALGQNPTESDVKKFTHQHKPDERISFEVFLPIYQAISKSRTSDTADDFIEGLRHFDKDGNGYISSAELRHLLTTLGIYILPCR; from the exons ATGTATGGATACAGTTATCAGGAATTGACTAATAGGATGATGTCATCTATGGAGG AGTTTCAGGAAGCATTTCAGCTCTTTGATAGCCGTGGTGATGGAAAAATTCATGTCGCTCAAATTGGTGATGCATTGCGTGCACTTGGACAAAACCCTACGGAATCGGATGTAAAGAAATTCACTCACCAACACAAACCAGATGAACGGATTAGCTTCGAAGTATTTTTACCAATTTATCAAGCCATCAGTAAATCCCGTACGTCTGATACAGCTGATGATTTTATCGAAGGATTACGTCATTTTGATAAAGATGGAAATGGTTATATATCGTCTGCCGAATTGAGACATCTTCTAACAACATTGG GTATCTACATCTTACCCTGCAGGTGA
- the LOC124422606 gene encoding LOW QUALITY PROTEIN: ornithine decarboxylase antizyme 1 (The sequence of the model RefSeq protein was modified relative to this genomic sequence to represent the inferred CDS: deleted 1 base in 1 codon), translating to MSISSSLLLSHCESSKKGVIMPSLVSSNCEMSSKCMDDSLEEGSRPLQHYCITLGVGPLWWSDVPHAALSVSTVNTESRGVGIKQSQLSVSSHIVQEDELLKAVRSCESLRLTFTLHLTESTSVEWETVVWRRCLYIRVPSCLLPEGSKEGFVSLLEYAEETLHCTNIIVCLRKDKSDRAMLVRTFMFLGFTVLPPTHALVPPGSDAGNLYMLYAIE from the exons ATGAGTATTAGTTCCAGCCTATTATTAAGTCATTGTGAAAGTAGTAAAAAAGGTGTAATAATGCCGAGTTTAGTTTCGAGTAATTG TGAAATGTCAAGTAAATGTATGGACGATAGTCTCGAAGAAGGTTCCAGGCCACTCCAGCATTATTGTATAACGCTGGGTGTGGGGCCTCTGTGGTGGTCC GATGTGCCCCATGCCGCATTGTCTGTATCTACAGTCAACACAGAGAGCCGCGGCGTGGGGATCAAGCAGAGTCAGCTCTCTGTGAGCTCCCACATTGTGCAA GAGGATGAATTGTTGAAAGCTGTAAGAAGTTGTGAATCATTACGCCTGACCTTTACGCTTCACTTAACAGAGAGTACATCTGTTGAGTGGGAAACTGTAGTATGGCGCCGCTGTCTTTACATACGCGTACCAAGCTGCCTTCTACCAGAGGGTTCCAAGGAGGGTTTTGTTTCCCTTCTGGAATATGCCGAAGAAACACTACATTGTACTAATATCATTGTTTGTCTCCGTAAAGACAAATCAGATCGAG CAATGCTGGTTCGTACCTTCATGTTTTTGGGCTTCACAGTACTACCACCGACTCATGCCTTGGTACCACCAGGCAGTGACGCTGGTAATCTCTACATGCTCTATGCCATCGAGTAA
- the LOC124422610 gene encoding myosin-2 essential light chain isoform X1 yields MYGYSYQELTNRMMSSMEEFQEAFQLFDSRGDGKIHVAQIGDALRALGQNPTESDVKKFTHQHKPDERISFEVFLPIYQAISKSRTSDTADDFIEGLRHFDKDGNGYISSAELRHLLTTLGEKLSDEEVETLLAGHEDSQGNINYEDFVRQVMCG; encoded by the exons ATGTATGGATACAGTTATCAGGAATTGACTAATAGGATGATGTCATCTATGGAGG AGTTTCAGGAAGCATTTCAGCTCTTTGATAGCCGTGGTGATGGAAAAATTCATGTCGCTCAAATTGGTGATGCATTGCGTGCACTTGGACAAAACCCTACGGAATCGGATGTAAAGAAATTCACTCACCAACACAAACCAGATGAACGGATTAGCTTCGAAGTATTTTTACCAATTTATCAAGCCATCAGTAAATCCCGTACGTCTGATACAGCTGATGATTTTATCGAAGGATTACGTCATTTTGATAAAGATGGAAATGGTTATATATCGTCTGCCGAATTGAGACATCTTCTAACAACATTGG GTGAAAAATTAAGCGACGAAGAGGTAGAAACGTTACTAGCGGGCCACGAGGACTCACAGGGTAACATTAATTATGAAGACTTTGTCCGTCAAGTGATGTGCGGATAA